The Babylonia areolata isolate BAREFJ2019XMU chromosome 24, ASM4173473v1, whole genome shotgun sequence genomic interval TCCAGTGACGCCGTCCCTAAAGGTATGACGATAAAATCTGGCTTTGATGCCTTTCATAAAATTGTTCACCTCCATAGATTCATCTCACAGTCCTTCACGACAGCAGAACGTGACATCCTACTAAGAGCAGAGATTCATGTATTTATTGGTCGATAAAGAGACTTGAGATTTTCAGAAATATCTCTTTGATCTTCATCAATCCTTAGATTTTGACCAATTTGAATCAGTTTTGTTTTACCGACATCGCACATTTTCATttctgaaaaagaaatatatcataATCAAAACAAAGAAGCTAGAGTCCTTGGCAATCACTTAAAGGAAACAGACAGTGGATGCATGTTTCAGCACTGAACAAGCTAGACCTCCACAGATCAGAAAATAGTACCGCCGGTTCCGAAGGAAGAACCCAATGCCGCGacgtgaaaaaaacaactactgtcTTCAACTTGTCACAGCTCAAACGTACAGATAGACAATTACATGTCTTGACTCTTGGTCCCAAATATTGTCCCATCCCCTAAACACTGGATCGTCATTAGCTTACTGAGAATGTTAAAGAAGGGTGCCGAAAAAGACTGAAGGAATTGTTTTATGATGACGATGAGTCCAAGAGTGCGCCACTTGCATTTTACAAGAAACATTCTATCAACCACCCCTAGGCAGAGATAagatttttatatgtatattgtgAATCCTTACAAAACCGTGCTTTCACTTACAATGCCACCTATGTCCAAACGATAAGATTAACAGGACTGAAAGAAAGACGCTCAATGAACTAAGGAACTTGTATATGACAGAAACATAAGAATTAACACAGCAGACAAGGATGGATCCATACTCGTCCAGGACACGAAAGACTACACTGACGAAGCTTTAAGTCAGCTAAACAATGTAGCACATTACACAAAAGTGGACAATGATCCCACAGTTCGCACAGCCAAAAAGTTCCAGTAGAAGATCTCGTACAATAAAAACCACATTGATGAAAATTCTTTCAAATGGGCACTCATAGAAATCAATGAGAGCCGACGTCACCGGTTTTACACTCTTCCAAAGATTCACAGTACTctttttacccccctcccccctccccaccccgaccctcctGGATGTCCAATAGTTTCTAGCGTTGGAGGCCCAACTGAAAACAAAATCGAaagttacaaaaacaacaacaacaaacaaacaaaaaaacaaaaacaaaaacaaaacaaaacaaacaaaaaaacaaacaaaaacaacaacaaaaaagtttcgTGGTTGAACTTCCCAGCCATGTTAAAGATTCCACTCATATACTTCAAACCATAAACCCCCTAAACAGCAAGCATGGTCCCTTTCCGCGTGACACCCGCCTTATGACGATCGTCAGCCTGTATACAAACATCCCCTTCATGAGGTGGAGATCACTCTTCGCTACTTCCTATCCCAAGATCACTACACAGACGtcccacacctacacaacacattATACACCATTACCAACCATATCCTCACTAACAATTTCCTCAAATTTGAAGGTAATATGTATCATCAGGTATCTGGGACAGATACCCCAGTGGTCGGAGAAAGAAACGCAAAAACTCTCTCGAAGATCATCATGCCAtcaactctcccttccaccatgtcCACCGACCAGCAGCCATGCAGCCGGAAATGTAACAAAAATCTAGTGTTGTATGTAGAGAACAACTGATTCTACAGTGAAGTGACGGGAGAAACGTTTACAGTGAGACACAGCATGACGTGTGACACTTCCAGCATGGTTAAATCTTTGATATGTCGTGACCGTACCCAATACGTGGGGGAGACTCAAAACACCTTCAAAACCAGATTTTACCTCCATAGGAGCCAAATAACTAAAAACATTGGTACGAATATAACATGACGTTATATTTCCGAAAACCACACGCTTCAGGATATGCAATGCATtcccataggaaaaacaaacaaactgtctaGCAACCACAACATTAGACTTCACACAGAAGAATTCTGGATCACGAAATTCAAAACACTCCACCCATTTGGTCTCAACACCCTTGACAaagaaaattattttattttacattatATGTTTGTTTTAGGCTTTGTCTGATTCTGATCTCCTTTCAcatgtacatatttgtgtgtgcatgcatgcatgcatgacattgtgctctctctctctctctctctctctctgtgtgtgtgtgtgtgtgtgtgtgtgtgtgtgtgtgtgtgtgtgtgtgtgtgtgtgtgtgtatctatacacatatatatctatatatctgtgtatatatatatctatatacatatatgtaaacacacacacacacacacacacaaacatatatacgtataagtatatacatatacatatacatatatgtatatataaagttATGAACTCTTACCACATCTTTTTTTCCAAGTCACAGTAAGTTTTATTCATAGTAAAATGGCCAAAATCGCATACCTGTTCGGCGTCGGCGGGTATGTGTGGATTGTCTTACACATTTACAGCTGTATTTTTCTGGTCATTTCGTCAGATAGCTGTCCACTTCAAAAATGAAACTGGCAACGGCACTGGCGGGACTGTGTTTGGTTGTCGTCATGGTGACGGCTAATCCTTCGAAGCGGTTCCtgcaccacagccatcaccacattGGTCATGTAATCCATCATATCGGCCATGAGATCGATCATGGACTCCATCATGTGGGCCATGAAATTGACCATGGAATTGAACACCTGGGACACGAATTCAGTCACATCAGTGAgttgtctttttcttcgttttgctGAACTGGCGTTCACTATCTCTCTggtttttctaaaaaaaaaaaaaaaaaaaaaaaaaaaaaaaaaaaaaaaaaaaaaaaaaaaaaaaaaaaaaattcccaactcataattccccctccccctttctgtccaactttgtttttttactctgtctctatccagctccccctctctctctctctctctcaatgtgtgtgtgtgtgtacatgtgcgtgctgTGTTTGTCTTTATGCACTAAACAAGAGTACATGAAACACTATGGTCTGGAACTTTAAATATTTTGGTTATATCTTTCATTTCTTAAAACTCATTTATTGACGTacctattgattgattgacattgtTCAATATTCCCTTATCCTTTGACTTTTTTCTCCCCATTATTCCTTTATCGTTTACTAGTCGTCATTTACAATGCTTCCTCGCTTGATATGTATTTATAAATTCTGTTGCTTTCATGGTCTTCTTAGGTTTGATTTCTCTCCAACCTCCATAGCCCATATATAAACTGCGTCGGTAGACTCACATGCTAGGAATGCTCATGAAGGCACGTAGTGATGGACTTTACTCTAGAGaggacactctctctgtcttaatctgCGACTTTGTGATTATCATCGTCAGCTGGGGCAATGTAAATGTCTTCTTCCGAATGCCAGGACCCACTTCAAAGGATAAGGGTCTCATAGCTTTTCACGACCATCGGAACAGTGAACacgtatccactgtgtccagggctcggcatcggacagcgacgggcgcaatagccgagtggttaaagcgttggactgtcaatctgagggtcccgggttcgaatcacggtgacggcgcctggtgggtaaagggtggagatttttacgatctcccaggtcaacatatgtgcagtacctgttagtgcctgaacccccttcgtgtgtatatgcaagcagaagaccaaatacgcacgttaaagatcctgtaatccatgtcagcgttcggtgggttatggaaacaagaacatacccagcatgcacacccccgaaaacggagtatggctgtctacatggcggggtaaaaacggtcatacacgtgtgcatacgagtgaacgtgggagttgcagcccacgaacgaagaagaagaagaaaaaggcatcGGACAGCGGGGCTCTGTTTTCAACCTTCctccgttttaaccttcccaaaaTAGAATTCAGGTGCCCGTTCACACCTGCTTGGAGTGGAGTAAATCGGAATtatgtgcctttcccaaggacacaacaccaaatGCCGAAACGGGGTCTGGAACCTTAATCACCGATGGACGCTGGATCAGGGCATTCCCAAACCAGATCTGCAATGTACTACTACACATCATCGAATGTGACGGAACAGCAGTACAGAATCGTCTTTTGGGCAGGTGACATCAATCTAAACCTGTATACTGCTGTACTGAGACAGTgtcagaatgaagaagaagaacaagaagaagaacaagaaagagaaagataaggAGAAAAAGATTAAGatgagaagacagaaaacaagaagcAAAAATGTAGcagaaatcctcctcctcctcctcctactactcattaacgtttgaaacaacaacaatactacttctactactactactactactactac includes:
- the LOC143298952 gene encoding uncharacterized protein LOC143298952 isoform X3, which encodes MKLATALAGLCLVVVMVTANPSKRFLHHSHHHIGHVIHHIGHEIDHGLHHVGHEIDHGIEHLGHEFSHITGIHNPRDLACKIYPVAKKLGQKTCGTECVAAAAANGAAAVAPFCGSACNMVFHEVDKLTGC
- the LOC143298952 gene encoding uncharacterized protein LOC143298952 isoform X2, coding for MKLATALAGLCLVVVMVTANPSKRFLHHSHHHIGHVIHHIGHEIDHGLHHVGHEIDHGIEHLGHEFSHITGIHNPRDLACKIYPVAKKLGQSKCATECVTAAAANGAAAVVPFCGSACKMVFHEADKLTGC